Proteins encoded in a region of the Rhizobium sp. CC-YZS058 genome:
- a CDS encoding D-2-hydroxyacid dehydrogenase gives MTKTIEILVESDPAQGLGLQIEGDAVSSRCRAAGIAVSVTTNTDPARLAEAARSADVIISNHKFDIGRVKETAPSFAWLQVTSAGVEAYLKTLPDDVILTNASGVHAEKGAEFILASVLMLNYRIPYFASQKVQRAWTPVFESVVRGKTATILGVGAIGGAAVPLLKARGMRVIGVTSRGTTEAPVDACYRLDQISTVLPKTDFLISTLPLTPETEGRIGGEALDLLPHGAGVVVAGRAKVLDYGALAARLESGRLSGAVLDVFPEEPVPADHQIWSVRNLVMTPHCSVDDHAGYIDRCLDIFMDNLPRFLAGEPMRNVVRPEKGY, from the coding sequence ATGACCAAGACGATTGAGATCCTCGTCGAAAGCGATCCTGCACAGGGCCTCGGCCTCCAGATCGAGGGTGACGCTGTCTCTTCCCGCTGCCGCGCAGCGGGCATCGCAGTGTCCGTCACGACCAATACGGATCCCGCTCGCCTCGCCGAAGCGGCGCGCAGTGCGGATGTCATCATCAGCAATCACAAGTTCGATATCGGGCGCGTGAAGGAAACGGCACCGTCCTTCGCCTGGCTTCAGGTCACCTCGGCCGGTGTGGAAGCCTATCTGAAGACGTTGCCGGACGATGTCATCCTCACCAATGCCTCCGGCGTCCATGCGGAGAAGGGGGCGGAGTTTATCCTTGCCTCGGTGCTGATGCTGAACTACCGCATCCCGTACTTCGCGTCGCAAAAGGTTCAGCGGGCCTGGACCCCGGTGTTCGAATCGGTCGTCCGCGGCAAGACGGCAACCATTCTCGGCGTCGGCGCGATCGGCGGCGCTGCCGTACCACTGCTGAAGGCACGGGGGATGAGGGTCATCGGCGTCACCAGCCGCGGCACCACGGAAGCGCCCGTCGATGCCTGCTACCGCCTGGACCAGATCTCCACTGTCCTGCCCAAGACAGACTTCCTGATCTCCACCCTGCCGCTCACTCCGGAGACGGAGGGGCGGATCGGCGGCGAGGCGCTTGATCTCCTGCCGCACGGCGCCGGGGTGGTGGTAGCCGGCCGCGCCAAGGTCCTCGATTATGGCGCCCTGGCGGCGCGTCTCGAGAGCGGCCGGCTTAGCGGGGCGGTGCTGGACGTGTTTCCCGAAGAGCCGGTTCCCGCCGACCATCAGATCTGGTCCGTACGGAACCTGGTCATGACGCCGCATTGCAGCGTCGACGATCACGCCGGCTATATCGATCGCTGCCTCGATATCTTCATGGACAATCTCCCCCGCTTCCTGGCCGGCGAGCCCATGCGCAACGTCGTCCGTCCTGAAAAGGGCTACTGA
- a CDS encoding Rid family detoxifying hydrolase, translating into MFEIVNYPGHAPSSKPLGPAPLSPALVGGDVLFISGQVGIDPDTAEIVGPSFPEQAHQALKNVRSLVENAGFSMSDVVKVTIFLTRLEDFAELNAIYRQYFAEPYPTRSTVGISLQPASLLIEIEGIAMRRNAGGRP; encoded by the coding sequence ATGTTTGAGATCGTCAACTATCCCGGCCATGCGCCATCCTCCAAGCCTCTTGGCCCGGCGCCGCTCAGTCCGGCGTTGGTCGGAGGCGACGTGCTGTTCATCTCCGGTCAGGTCGGGATCGATCCGGATACGGCCGAGATTGTCGGGCCAAGCTTTCCCGAACAGGCCCACCAGGCTCTCAAGAATGTCCGATCGCTGGTCGAGAATGCCGGCTTCTCGATGAGCGATGTCGTCAAGGTCACCATTTTCCTGACCCGGCTTGAGGACTTCGCCGAGCTCAACGCGATCTACCGCCAATATTTTGCCGAACCCTATCCCACCCGCTCCACGGTCGGGATCTCGCTTCAGCCGGCAAGCCTGCTGATCGAGATCGAGGGCATCGCCATGCGACGTAACGCGGGAGGACGACCATGA
- a CDS encoding SDR family oxidoreductase: MDLGLSGKKALVLGASRGLGAAAAQALAAEGVTVFAAARNVGALTPSEAIRPIQVDLADKQSIGALIETVQAEGGVDILVNNGGGPKAGPAQGQPTSAWTSAFEVMALPFFGITDALIGGMIEKGWGRILTIGSSGIVQPIPNLGLSNGIRGAIAGWSKTLANEVAPHGITVNMIIPGRVATDRLQELDSGKAERTGASLEDVQAASRAEIPVGRYGRPDEFGAVAAFLASQQASYITGSIIRVDGGLIRGL; this comes from the coding sequence ATGGATCTCGGACTTTCCGGAAAAAAGGCGCTCGTGCTCGGCGCGAGCCGCGGCCTTGGTGCGGCCGCCGCGCAGGCGCTGGCCGCCGAAGGCGTCACGGTCTTCGCGGCCGCGCGCAATGTCGGTGCGCTGACGCCAAGCGAGGCGATCAGGCCCATCCAGGTCGATCTTGCCGACAAGCAATCGATCGGGGCACTGATCGAGACCGTCCAGGCCGAAGGCGGCGTCGACATTCTCGTCAACAATGGCGGGGGCCCGAAGGCCGGTCCCGCGCAGGGGCAGCCCACCTCCGCCTGGACCAGCGCCTTCGAAGTCATGGCGCTGCCCTTCTTCGGGATCACCGATGCGCTGATCGGCGGGATGATCGAGAAGGGCTGGGGCCGCATTCTGACGATCGGTTCGTCGGGCATCGTCCAGCCCATCCCCAATCTCGGCCTTTCGAACGGCATTCGCGGCGCCATTGCCGGCTGGTCGAAGACCCTGGCGAACGAGGTGGCGCCGCACGGGATCACGGTGAACATGATCATTCCCGGCCGTGTCGCCACCGACCGGCTGCAGGAGCTTGATTCCGGCAAGGCTGAGCGGACAGGTGCGAGCCTCGAGGATGTCCAGGCCGCTTCGCGCGCTGAAATCCCTGTCGGCCGCTACGGTCGCCCCGACGAGTTCGGCGCAGTCGCGGCCTTCCTGGCGAGCCAGCAGGCAAGCTACATCACCGGCTCGATCATTCGCGTCGATGGTGGGCTGATCAGGGGGCTTTGA
- a CDS encoding dihydrodipicolinate synthase family protein, whose translation MSLITTETRGVFVIAVTPFREDMSIDVESIDRVTDFYYEKGADGLTVLGMMGEAPKLTQSEALAVARQSIRRSNGKPVVVGVSAPGLAAIGELTKAVMDEGAAGVMVAPPSTLKTDEQILGYYQTVVATIGADVPVVLQDFPLVTHVQISTGTLGAIVEALPSIVMLKHEDWPGLQKISDLRKAEAAGRRRISILCGNGGVFLPEEMKRGADGAMTGFAFPEMMADIVRLSNAGEHERAMDLFEAYLPLVRYEQQPSIGLAVRKHVLAKRGAIASATQRRPGTGLSPAAIAEVEDMIARQARKLEQVK comes from the coding sequence ATGAGCTTGATCACCACTGAAACGAGGGGCGTCTTCGTCATTGCCGTCACGCCCTTTCGCGAGGACATGTCGATCGATGTAGAGAGCATCGATCGCGTCACCGATTTCTACTACGAAAAAGGGGCCGACGGGCTGACAGTGCTCGGCATGATGGGCGAGGCACCGAAGCTGACGCAGAGCGAAGCGCTTGCGGTCGCGCGGCAATCCATCAGGCGATCGAACGGCAAGCCGGTGGTGGTCGGCGTATCCGCACCGGGGCTCGCCGCGATCGGCGAGCTGACGAAGGCGGTGATGGACGAGGGTGCCGCCGGCGTCATGGTCGCGCCGCCTTCGACCTTGAAGACTGATGAACAGATCCTCGGCTATTATCAGACTGTCGTTGCAACGATCGGGGCCGATGTCCCTGTCGTTCTTCAGGATTTTCCGCTGGTCACCCATGTGCAGATCTCGACCGGAACGCTCGGGGCGATTGTCGAGGCCTTACCAAGCATCGTCATGCTCAAACATGAGGACTGGCCGGGGCTACAGAAGATCAGCGATCTCAGAAAGGCTGAAGCGGCCGGGCGCCGGCGCATCTCGATCCTGTGCGGCAATGGCGGCGTCTTCCTGCCCGAGGAGATGAAGCGCGGCGCCGATGGCGCCATGACGGGCTTTGCCTTTCCAGAAATGATGGCCGATATTGTCCGCCTTTCCAATGCCGGCGAGCATGAGCGCGCGATGGATCTTTTCGAAGCCTATCTGCCGCTCGTTCGCTATGAGCAGCAGCCTAGCATTGGCCTTGCCGTCCGCAAGCATGTACTGGCAAAGCGCGGCGCGATCGCCAGCGCCACCCAGCGCCGCCCGGGTACGGGCCTCAGCCCGGCGGCGATTGCCGAGGTCGAGGACATGATCGCGCGCCAGGCGCGCAAGCTCGAACAGGTGAAGTAG
- a CDS encoding dihydroorotase family protein, translating to MCELLIRGTIVTPDGPIENAWLAIEDGKIAAVGSGPAPAAAEVFDAGSALVMPGIIDGQTHAGSYGGLEGLRSTTRSAVAGGVTTIVDMPYDNPVPLNDKATLEAKIDAIGQHAHANVALYGTIMPDQTTEDLKVLIEGGVCAFKISAFESSPTRFPRIPADRMLDIFEALAPTQLPLGIHNEDQEIVRARIARAKAEGRDGIAAHSDSRPPAAELSSTAHFLELGAATSAHAHIVHLSLARGFQLVDTYLQAGYRATGELCVHYLWFDPSTHGAELGARMKVNPPVRPGEIERLWQEVVSGRVAFVSSDHSSWPIDNKFTPSIFEAGAGVPGLETLLPAFFTGAAARGLDAVALTAQQLCENPARFFGLWPRKGALIAGADADIAIVARQAHIWNAQFAHDGLNWSPFDGREFGIKVARTYVNGKLAYDGAKVCNAPGDGRYLPRGDHHWFA from the coding sequence ATGTGTGAACTCCTTATACGCGGCACGATCGTCACGCCGGATGGTCCAATCGAAAACGCCTGGTTGGCCATTGAGGACGGCAAAATTGCTGCGGTAGGCAGCGGGCCAGCGCCCGCCGCCGCGGAAGTCTTCGATGCCGGCAGCGCGCTCGTCATGCCGGGGATCATCGATGGTCAGACCCATGCCGGCAGCTATGGCGGCTTGGAAGGCCTCCGCTCGACCACGCGCTCGGCCGTCGCCGGCGGGGTCACCACGATCGTCGACATGCCCTATGACAATCCCGTACCCTTGAACGACAAGGCGACGCTTGAAGCGAAGATCGACGCGATCGGCCAGCATGCCCATGCCAATGTGGCGCTCTATGGCACCATCATGCCGGATCAGACCACCGAGGATCTGAAGGTACTGATCGAAGGCGGCGTCTGCGCCTTTAAGATTTCGGCCTTCGAAAGCAGTCCGACCCGCTTTCCGCGCATTCCCGCGGATCGGATGCTCGACATCTTCGAAGCCCTGGCGCCGACCCAGCTGCCGCTCGGCATTCACAACGAGGATCAGGAGATCGTCCGCGCCAGGATCGCCCGCGCCAAGGCCGAGGGTCGGGACGGCATCGCCGCCCATTCGGACAGTCGCCCGCCCGCAGCAGAACTTTCCTCCACCGCCCATTTTCTCGAACTTGGCGCCGCGACCAGTGCCCATGCCCATATCGTGCACCTCAGCCTGGCGCGCGGCTTCCAACTGGTCGATACCTATCTTCAGGCAGGCTACCGCGCCACCGGCGAGCTCTGCGTCCATTATCTCTGGTTCGACCCGTCCACGCATGGCGCGGAGCTCGGCGCGCGCATGAAGGTCAATCCGCCCGTCCGTCCCGGAGAAATCGAGCGGCTCTGGCAGGAGGTCGTCTCCGGCCGCGTCGCTTTTGTGAGCTCTGATCATTCGAGCTGGCCAATCGACAACAAGTTCACGCCGTCGATTTTCGAAGCAGGGGCGGGGGTGCCGGGGCTCGAAACCCTGCTTCCGGCCTTCTTCACAGGCGCCGCGGCGCGCGGACTCGACGCCGTCGCGCTGACGGCGCAGCAGCTCTGCGAGAACCCGGCTCGCTTCTTCGGGCTGTGGCCGCGAAAGGGTGCCCTGATCGCCGGTGCGGATGCCGATATCGCCATCGTGGCGCGTCAGGCGCATATCTGGAACGCGCAGTTTGCCCATGACGGGCTGAATTGGTCGCCCTTCGATGGACGAGAGTTCGGGATCAAGGTCGCACGCACTTATGTCAATGGAAAGCTGGCTTATGACGGGGCAAAGGTCTGCAACGCGCCCGGTGATGGGCGCTATCTGCCGCGCGGCGATCATCACTGGTTTGCATGA
- a CDS encoding RidA family protein, whose product MGASRRLIELGLVLPPPPAPVARFLPAVEANGLLFLSGLAPLGPDGAPVIGLVGQDFTAEEAQGFARLVGLNLLSVMQATLGSLDRVQRIVKVLGLVNAVPDFTRHPFVIDGCSTLFYEVFGDQGMHARTAMGAGSLPSGIPVEIEAVVQIA is encoded by the coding sequence ATGGGCGCCTCGCGGCGACTGATCGAGCTGGGCCTCGTCCTTCCCCCGCCGCCGGCGCCCGTTGCCCGGTTCCTGCCGGCCGTGGAAGCCAACGGCTTGCTCTTCCTGTCCGGGCTCGCACCGCTTGGGCCCGATGGTGCGCCAGTGATCGGCCTGGTCGGCCAGGACTTTACGGCCGAGGAGGCGCAAGGCTTTGCCCGGCTGGTGGGTCTCAATCTGCTTTCGGTCATGCAAGCGACCTTGGGCAGCCTGGACAGGGTGCAGCGGATCGTGAAAGTGCTCGGCCTCGTCAATGCCGTCCCGGACTTCACCCGCCACCCGTTCGTCATCGACGGATGCTCGACGCTCTTCTACGAGGTCTTCGGCGATCAAGGGATGCATGCGCGCACCGCCATGGGCGCAGGCTCTCTGCCAAGCGGCATCCCGGTCGAGATTGAGGCCGTCGTGCAGATCGCCTGA
- a CDS encoding NIPSNAP family protein yields the protein MMIYDLTILSLLPNTLGAVMPILPQTYRQFSSTGTSLGAFACEFGTLNRFAFLTAYETIEALTQERARLMTEENPYGIGQYLGGVSTAAFKPLAFAKPIVPGTYGPFYEFRTYTLAPFGLAETEEAWSKIIDRRHAMSPLLTNMASIEDGPQKMVHIWPYATIEARMAARAEASKEGIWPPPGGSGKLTNLQSELFVATAFSDLK from the coding sequence ATGATGATCTACGACCTGACGATCCTGTCGCTTCTCCCCAACACGCTCGGCGCCGTCATGCCGATCCTACCGCAAACCTATCGGCAGTTCTCGTCGACGGGAACATCGCTCGGCGCCTTTGCCTGCGAGTTCGGTACGCTGAACCGCTTCGCTTTCCTGACCGCCTATGAGACGATCGAGGCGCTGACGCAGGAGCGCGCGCGGCTGATGACGGAAGAAAACCCCTATGGCATCGGCCAGTATCTTGGCGGGGTGAGCACCGCGGCCTTCAAGCCGCTCGCCTTCGCCAAGCCCATCGTTCCCGGCACCTACGGACCTTTCTACGAATTCCGCACCTATACGCTGGCGCCCTTCGGCCTCGCCGAGACCGAAGAAGCCTGGTCAAAGATCATCGACCGTCGGCATGCCATGTCGCCGCTTCTGACCAATATGGCCTCGATCGAGGACGGGCCGCAGAAGATGGTCCACATCTGGCCTTATGCGACGATCGAGGCCCGGATGGCTGCGCGCGCCGAGGCCAGCAAGGAAGGTATCTGGCCACCGCCGGGCGGCTCCGGCAAGCTCACCAACCTTCAGTCCGAGCTCTTTGTCGCAACTGCCTTCTCGGACTTGAAGTGA
- a CDS encoding GntR family transcriptional regulator, with amino-acid sequence MTIAEEDLVTMDGPVERVNLTEQVYEQIIEILIRGELKPGDVIVERRMAERLNASRTPVREALGRLEAEGLIYKQAGRGVTVSPFSTEAFVELLNVRQLLEAEAARLAAGRIPQSRIDAIRQALHQLAEKTNPTLSEIWDIDDMLHGEIADAAGNLLLAGMIRDLRRRTHVFNAYRNPTRYKFSAEENAVLLDAIATGDQDKARQAMKDHIEAVKVAVIDRLSGASR; translated from the coding sequence ATGACCATAGCAGAAGAAGATCTTGTCACGATGGATGGACCAGTCGAGCGCGTGAACCTGACCGAGCAGGTCTATGAGCAGATTATCGAGATCCTAATCCGCGGCGAACTTAAGCCGGGAGACGTCATCGTCGAACGGCGCATGGCCGAGCGGTTGAACGCCTCGCGGACACCTGTGCGCGAGGCGCTCGGTCGGCTGGAAGCGGAAGGGCTCATCTATAAGCAGGCCGGCCGAGGCGTGACGGTCAGTCCGTTCTCCACGGAAGCCTTCGTCGAGCTCTTGAACGTGCGGCAGCTGCTCGAGGCGGAGGCCGCGCGACTGGCGGCGGGGCGAATTCCGCAAAGCCGCATCGACGCGATCCGTCAGGCGCTGCATCAGCTCGCCGAGAAAACCAACCCCACTCTCAGCGAGATCTGGGACATTGATGACATGCTGCATGGCGAGATCGCCGATGCGGCGGGCAATCTGCTGCTCGCAGGGATGATCCGCGATCTGCGCCGACGCACCCATGTCTTCAACGCCTATCGCAACCCGACGCGCTACAAGTTCAGTGCCGAGGAGAATGCGGTGCTGCTGGATGCCATCGCCACTGGCGACCAGGATAAGGCCCGCCAGGCGATGAAGGATCATATCGAGGCCGTGAAGGTTGCGGTGATCGACCGGCTGAGCGGTGCGAGCCGCTGA
- a CDS encoding nitrilase-related carbon-nitrogen hydrolase, producing the protein MAVRTWRATSIQMRSERACQAADDGEAALLIQRNLDRLLTLIEQACDSDEKPDLVVFPEFAMQGPPLQMGVEDWIRRACSAIPGPLTAPLQALAKREGIYIAGSMFEAPPEWPGRYFNSSFLIDRQGEIILNYRRVNTAAFPSVHDFMSDYLAATPQEEVFPVVDTELGRVCLIPCGEINVPEVARVMMMQGAEVILHPTNSMRTEAQEAAKLTRVAENMVYLVSANVAGPIGFSPDNSIPGGRSHILDHHGQTLAFQEDAEESIAVSALIDIEALRRDRRTDTGLSNPLLRARYEMYVPYYSEAKFYPPDHFLHRPMAETSETRAAVAIARANMERAHILAPLPPGAEEPVARSAH; encoded by the coding sequence ATGGCAGTCAGAACCTGGCGGGCAACGAGCATCCAGATGCGCAGCGAGCGTGCCTGTCAGGCCGCGGACGATGGCGAGGCCGCCCTTCTCATCCAACGCAACCTCGATCGCCTCCTGACGCTCATTGAGCAGGCCTGTGACTCCGACGAGAAGCCGGACCTCGTAGTCTTCCCGGAATTCGCCATGCAGGGGCCACCGCTGCAGATGGGCGTGGAAGATTGGATCAGGCGCGCCTGCTCGGCGATCCCCGGCCCGCTGACGGCGCCGCTTCAGGCGCTCGCCAAACGCGAAGGCATCTACATCGCCGGCAGTATGTTCGAGGCGCCGCCGGAATGGCCTGGGCGCTATTTCAACTCCTCCTTTCTGATCGACCGGCAGGGGGAGATCATCCTCAACTATCGGCGCGTCAACACCGCGGCCTTCCCCTCCGTGCATGACTTCATGAGCGACTATCTGGCCGCCACGCCGCAGGAAGAGGTGTTTCCAGTGGTCGACACGGAACTCGGCCGCGTGTGCCTGATCCCCTGTGGCGAGATCAATGTGCCCGAAGTGGCGCGGGTCATGATGATGCAGGGCGCGGAGGTGATCCTGCATCCCACCAATTCCATGCGGACGGAGGCTCAGGAAGCGGCCAAGCTGACCCGTGTCGCCGAAAACATGGTCTATCTTGTCAGCGCCAATGTCGCCGGGCCGATCGGCTTCTCCCCGGACAACAGCATCCCTGGCGGCCGCTCGCATATCCTCGACCACCACGGCCAGACGCTGGCCTTCCAGGAGGATGCCGAGGAGAGCATTGCCGTCAGCGCCCTAATCGACATCGAGGCGCTCCGCCGCGACCGAAGGACCGACACCGGCCTCTCCAATCCGCTGCTGCGCGCACGCTACGAAATGTACGTGCCCTATTACAGCGAAGCCAAATTCTATCCCCCGGATCACTTCCTCCACCGCCCAATGGCGGAGACTTCGGAGACCAGGGCCGCCGTCGCAATTGCCCGCGCCAATATGGAGCGCGCGCATATTCTCGCCCCGCTGCCGCCAGGCGCCGAAGAGCCGGTCGCCCGATCCGCCCATTAG
- a CDS encoding Rieske 2Fe-2S domain-containing protein, which translates to MITAEENEQLCRVGKGTLMGNFFRQFWIPVCLSSELKADGDPVRLMILGEKLVAFRDSEGRVGVFDHRCPHRCASLFFGRNEMGGIRCAYHGWKFDVTGKCLDQPNLEDKSKYPAGTPAIAYRVKESGGMVFAYMGEAQENPPELPQIEAIMGEPDDRNIALTHRDCNYMQALEGDIDTSHLGFLHVGGIDGEKLDLSDPEVFTVTEKAPKINVSVMRFGTMYSAQRNAYEGTEHHRFASYIFPFWVTYPSGEIDQNVTVNAWVPIDDTSTMIFNIDLRRASGGGKKGLMYKDGTPVGGLARPLEYLPNTTDWKGRWRPVKDRSNDYGIDRDWQRNGDSYTGIVGVPLQDQAIQESMGHIVDRDMEHLAASDRMVILTRRVMLDAAKEFAVSGKLPEVVTNPELARDARGGDIVVPYGTDWLEGYEEKMAEIKGHRPRLSAAE; encoded by the coding sequence ATGATCACTGCTGAAGAAAACGAACAGCTCTGCCGCGTCGGCAAGGGCACGCTGATGGGGAATTTCTTCCGTCAGTTCTGGATCCCGGTCTGCCTCTCGTCCGAACTGAAGGCGGATGGCGATCCGGTCCGTCTGATGATTCTCGGCGAGAAGCTGGTCGCCTTTCGCGACAGTGAAGGCCGGGTCGGCGTCTTCGATCACCGCTGCCCTCACCGCTGCGCGTCGCTCTTCTTCGGCCGCAACGAGATGGGCGGCATCCGCTGCGCCTATCACGGTTGGAAATTCGACGTCACCGGCAAGTGTCTCGACCAGCCAAATCTCGAGGACAAATCCAAATATCCGGCAGGCACGCCGGCGATCGCCTATCGGGTGAAGGAATCCGGCGGCATGGTCTTTGCCTATATGGGCGAGGCGCAGGAAAACCCGCCGGAGCTGCCGCAGATCGAAGCGATCATGGGCGAGCCGGACGACCGCAACATCGCGCTTACCCATCGCGACTGCAACTATATGCAGGCGCTGGAAGGCGACATCGACACCTCGCATCTGGGCTTCCTGCATGTCGGCGGCATCGATGGCGAAAAGCTGGATCTGAGCGATCCGGAAGTCTTCACCGTCACCGAGAAGGCGCCGAAGATCAATGTCTCGGTCATGCGCTTCGGCACCATGTATTCGGCGCAGCGCAATGCCTATGAAGGCACCGAGCATCATCGTTTCGCCAGCTATATCTTCCCCTTCTGGGTTACCTATCCCTCCGGCGAGATCGACCAGAACGTCACCGTCAATGCCTGGGTGCCGATCGACGATACCTCGACCATGATCTTCAACATCGACCTGCGCCGCGCCTCAGGCGGCGGCAAGAAGGGGTTGATGTACAAGGACGGCACGCCGGTCGGCGGCCTTGCCCGGCCGCTCGAATACCTGCCGAACACGACGGACTGGAAGGGGCGCTGGCGTCCGGTGAAGGACCGCAGCAATGATTACGGCATCGACCGCGACTGGCAGAGGAACGGCGACAGCTATACCGGGATCGTTGGCGTTCCCCTGCAGGACCAGGCCATCCAGGAATCGATGGGGCACATCGTCGATCGCGACATGGAGCATCTCGCTGCCTCCGACCGCATGGTTATCCTGACGCGCCGCGTCATGCTGGACGCCGCCAAGGAATTCGCCGTCTCCGGCAAGCTCCCCGAGGTGGTGACGAACCCCGAGCTCGCGCGAGACGCCCGCGGCGGCGACATCGTCGTCCCCTACGGTACCGATTGGCTGGAAGGCTATGAGGAGAAGATGGCCGAGATCAAAGGCCACCGCCCCCGGCTCTCCGCTGCCGAATGA
- a CDS encoding PDR/VanB family oxidoreductase yields MSMAEPQPRAAAQPLMLRVDAIRTVAEGVRAVELVSANGSPLPSFTAGAHINLKLPGDLSRSYSLTNGPETRDRYVIAVNRDAASRGGSSYIAERLQEGDVLPADPPHNSFPLFEEADRSAFFAGGIGITPILAMVRRMEALGRPWTLFYAARSRASAAFLDELDKLEAAQPGRVHLHFDDEAGRVMPLLKLVMTIPKVAHLYCCGPSKMIETFKASAGWRPPEHVHIEHFSGTNARPTQAFTVVLKRQGKEFHVPAGQSIMDVLEANGIAVAHSCREGVCGTCETVVLEGVCDHKDTVLSAREKDSNRLIMICCSGAKTDRLVLDI; encoded by the coding sequence ATGTCGATGGCAGAGCCTCAACCCCGCGCCGCAGCGCAGCCGCTGATGCTGCGCGTCGACGCGATCCGCACGGTTGCAGAAGGGGTCAGGGCCGTAGAGCTGGTCTCGGCAAACGGGTCGCCGCTCCCGTCATTTACCGCCGGGGCGCACATCAATCTGAAATTGCCGGGCGACCTCAGTCGCTCCTATTCGCTGACGAACGGCCCTGAGACGCGCGATCGCTATGTGATCGCCGTCAATCGCGATGCCGCGAGCCGTGGGGGCTCGTCCTATATCGCCGAGCGGCTGCAGGAGGGCGATGTGTTGCCTGCCGATCCGCCGCACAACAGCTTTCCCCTGTTCGAGGAGGCGGACCGAAGCGCCTTCTTCGCCGGCGGCATCGGCATTACGCCGATCCTGGCGATGGTCCGCCGGATGGAGGCGCTAGGCCGCCCCTGGACACTATTCTACGCAGCGCGCAGCCGCGCCAGCGCCGCCTTCCTCGATGAACTCGACAAGCTTGAAGCCGCCCAGCCCGGCCGCGTTCACCTCCATTTCGACGATGAAGCCGGCAGGGTCATGCCGCTGCTCAAGCTCGTCATGACGATCCCGAAGGTTGCACATCTCTATTGCTGCGGGCCGTCGAAGATGATCGAGACCTTCAAGGCTTCCGCCGGCTGGCGTCCGCCCGAGCATGTGCATATCGAGCACTTTTCTGGAACCAATGCTCGACCAACTCAGGCCTTCACCGTCGTTCTGAAGCGCCAGGGCAAGGAGTTCCATGTGCCGGCGGGCCAAAGCATCATGGACGTGCTGGAAGCCAACGGCATCGCCGTCGCGCATTCCTGCCGCGAAGGCGTCTGCGGCACCTGCGAGACGGTCGTGCTCGAAGGCGTGTGCGACCACAAGGACACTGTGCTGTCCGCCCGCGAGAAAGACTCCAATCGGCTGATCATGATCTGCTGCTCCGGCGCCAAGACCGACCGGCTCGTTCTCGACATCTGA
- a CDS encoding ABC transporter permease, whose product MAPDVQDYAEVRPSRIDRLLGRVPPALWMMTVLLLVWEFVVRAAEVPPFILPAPSAILEEMITYGHRLLPNALVTLSEVLVGFICAVLVGVPLAVMIVYSRFMEKAVYPLIVASQTIPKVAIAPLMLTWFGYGIAPKIVIVVLLSFFPIVINSVMGLKSTTREMVYLSRSMGATGWQTFWKFRLPQALPSIFAGLKLATALSVIGAIVAEFIGADKGLGYLILIAGANFNIARQFAAVVLISLIGVLFFIVLEQIERIAIPWRARSAANGDG is encoded by the coding sequence ATGGCCCCCGATGTCCAAGACTATGCCGAAGTGCGACCAAGCCGGATCGACCGGCTGCTCGGCCGCGTGCCGCCCGCGCTCTGGATGATGACGGTGCTGCTTCTCGTCTGGGAATTCGTCGTGCGCGCTGCCGAAGTGCCGCCCTTCATCCTCCCGGCACCCTCCGCCATTCTCGAGGAAATGATTACTTACGGGCACCGCCTGCTTCCCAATGCCTTGGTGACGCTGAGCGAGGTGCTGGTCGGCTTTATCTGTGCCGTTCTGGTCGGCGTGCCGCTCGCCGTGATGATCGTCTATTCCCGCTTCATGGAAAAGGCGGTCTACCCGCTGATCGTCGCCAGCCAGACGATCCCGAAAGTGGCGATCGCGCCGCTGATGCTCACCTGGTTCGGCTATGGCATTGCGCCGAAAATCGTCATCGTCGTGCTGCTCTCCTTCTTCCCGATCGTCATTAATTCCGTCATGGGGCTCAAATCGACGACGCGGGAAATGGTCTATCTGTCCCGCTCCATGGGAGCGACCGGATGGCAGACCTTCTGGAAGTTCCGCCTGCCGCAGGCGCTGCCCAGCATCTTCGCCGGCTTGAAGCTCGCGACGGCGCTGTCGGTCATCGGGGCAATTGTCGCCGAGTTCATCGGGGCGGACAAAGGTCTCGGTTACCTCATCCTTATCGCAGGGGCCAACTTTAACATCGCCCGTCAATTCGCCGCCGTGGTGCTGATCTCGCTGATCGGCGTGCTGTTCTTCATCGTGCTCGAACAGATCGAGCGGATCGCCATTCCATGGCGCGCTCGCAGCGCGGCGAATGGCGACGGCTGA